From the Arthrobacter sp. PM3 genome, one window contains:
- a CDS encoding ABC transporter ATP-binding protein, which produces MLLTLMRRYSKPYLPYIAAVVVFQLASTIAALYLPSLNAQIIDEGVSRGDTDYIWRTGGVMLGVALVQVATAIAGVYFGSKAAMAFGRDLRRGVFRKVSSFSARDVNLFGAPTLITRGTNDVQQVQMLMLMTLNFMVATPIMCIGGIVMALREDLNLSWLVWVSVPLLVVVVGYLVVRLMPLFRSMQQKIDRLNGVLREQIIGIRVVRAFVREPHEAERFGAANKDLTDVSLKIGSLFVLMFPAIGMILHISTAAVLWFGGQRVDAGEMQVGSLTAFLQYLLQILMAVMMGTFMAMMIPRASVCADRIGEVLDVEPSLHGPLAPVAPAAAAGRVEFRNVTFAYPGAEAPVLSNISFTAEPGQTVAIIGSTGAGKSSLLALLPRLYDADAGEVLLDGVPVTALDRAEITRRVAMVPQRPYLFSGTIEHNLRFGRPEATDEDLWEALTVAQAAGFVREKKGGLASRVAQGGTNVSGGQRQRLCIARALVTEPKVFLFDDSFSALDVATDARLRRALKAKTADATVIIVGQRVSTIADADQILVLDNGRIVDRGTHEELLETSTTYQEIVESQLSAEAVA; this is translated from the coding sequence ATGCTCCTCACCCTCATGCGGCGTTATTCCAAGCCGTACCTGCCATACATCGCGGCTGTGGTCGTCTTCCAGCTGGCGTCGACCATCGCCGCCCTCTACCTGCCGAGCCTCAATGCCCAGATCATCGACGAGGGCGTCTCCCGCGGCGACACCGACTACATCTGGCGCACCGGCGGCGTGATGCTCGGCGTCGCCCTGGTCCAGGTGGCCACCGCGATCGCCGGCGTGTACTTCGGCTCGAAGGCGGCGATGGCGTTCGGCCGCGACCTGCGCCGCGGCGTCTTCCGGAAGGTCAGCAGCTTCTCGGCCCGGGACGTGAACCTCTTCGGCGCCCCGACGCTGATCACGCGCGGCACCAACGATGTGCAGCAGGTCCAGATGCTCATGCTCATGACGCTGAACTTCATGGTGGCCACGCCCATCATGTGCATCGGCGGGATCGTCATGGCCTTGCGCGAGGACCTCAACCTGTCCTGGCTCGTGTGGGTGTCGGTGCCGCTGCTCGTCGTGGTGGTGGGGTACCTGGTGGTCCGGCTCATGCCGCTTTTCCGGTCCATGCAGCAGAAGATCGACCGGCTCAACGGGGTCCTCCGTGAGCAGATCATCGGCATCCGGGTGGTTCGGGCGTTCGTGCGTGAGCCCCATGAGGCCGAGCGCTTCGGCGCGGCCAACAAGGACCTCACCGACGTTTCGCTGAAGATCGGGTCCCTGTTCGTGCTGATGTTCCCCGCTATCGGCATGATCCTGCACATCTCCACCGCGGCCGTGCTGTGGTTCGGCGGCCAGCGCGTTGACGCCGGCGAGATGCAGGTGGGCTCGCTGACGGCCTTCCTGCAGTACCTCCTGCAGATCCTCATGGCCGTCATGATGGGCACGTTCATGGCCATGATGATTCCCCGCGCCTCGGTCTGCGCCGATCGCATCGGTGAAGTGCTCGACGTCGAACCCTCCCTCCATGGGCCGCTCGCCCCGGTGGCCCCGGCCGCAGCGGCCGGGCGCGTGGAGTTCCGGAACGTGACCTTCGCCTACCCGGGCGCCGAGGCGCCGGTGCTGAGCAATATCAGCTTCACGGCCGAGCCCGGCCAGACGGTGGCGATTATCGGCTCCACGGGCGCCGGCAAGTCGAGCCTGCTGGCCCTGCTGCCGCGGCTCTACGACGCCGACGCCGGCGAGGTCCTGCTCGACGGTGTCCCCGTCACGGCACTGGACCGGGCCGAGATCACCCGGCGTGTGGCCATGGTGCCGCAGCGGCCCTACCTGTTCTCCGGAACCATTGAACACAACCTGCGCTTCGGCAGGCCCGAGGCCACGGACGAGGACCTGTGGGAGGCCCTGACGGTCGCCCAGGCAGCCGGCTTCGTGCGCGAGAAGAAGGGCGGACTCGCCTCGCGGGTCGCCCAGGGCGGCACCAACGTCTCCGGCGGCCAGCGGCAGCGGCTGTGCATTGCCCGTGCCCTCGTCACGGAGCCCAAGGTGTTCCTGTTCGACGACTCGTTCTCCGCCCTTGACGTCGCCACCGACGCCAGGCTGCGCCGGGCGCTCAAGGCCAAGACCGCCGACGCCACGGTGATCATCGTCGGCCAGCGGGTCTCCACCATCGCCGACGCGGACCAGATCCTCGTGCTGGACAACGGCAGGATCGTGGACCGCGGGACCCATGAGGAACTGCTGGAAACCTCCACCACGTACCAGGAAATCGTCGAATCCCAGCTGAGCGCGGAGGCCGTGGCATGA
- a CDS encoding ABC transporter ATP-binding protein, translating to MSTNEKVSTVPATATDVTDDDFLEEEYTPGEADGGMFGAVPAKKAQHFWPSAKRLMGLLKPERAGIIAVLAMVTVAVVLNVIAPRILGQAMDVIFAGVVGKQLPAGVSKDQFVEGLRSQGQDNFADMLAKMDVVPGAGIDFQKLAFLISVVLLMYFVANIFLWLQGYVLNVLVMRVVRKLRDDTETKLNRLPLNYFDTRQRGDVLSRVTNDVDNIQQALQQAFAQLVNSALTVLGIVIMMFIVSWQLALIALIALPLSGVAAGIIGARSQKLFAAQWKNTGELNGQIEESFSGHDLVRVFGRDADMLARFDERNEELYKASFGAQFVSGMIMPVMQFVSYLSYVGIAVVGGLRVASGAMSLGDATAFIQYSREFTQPLGQMAGMANMLQSGVASAERVFEFLDADEQDAETATEHLPAKTDGHVEFRHVTFSYSPDKPLIEDLSFTAEPGHTVAIVGPTGAGKTTLVNLVMRFYELNAGSITLDGVDITRLSRSELRSKVGMVLQDAWLFGGTIYENIRYGKLDATEDQIMAAAKATFVDRFVRALPDGYNTVIDEEGNNVSAGEKQLITIARAFVADPSLLILDEATSSVDTRTEALVQKAMAALRTERTSFVIAHRLSTIRDADTILVMEAGRIVEQGRHAQLLALQGAYYRLYMSQFAGEDADASVEDPAEDATAVHS from the coding sequence ATGAGCACCAATGAAAAAGTCTCCACTGTTCCCGCCACCGCGACCGACGTGACGGACGACGACTTCCTCGAAGAGGAGTACACGCCCGGTGAAGCCGACGGCGGCATGTTCGGCGCCGTGCCGGCCAAGAAGGCCCAGCACTTCTGGCCCTCGGCCAAGCGCCTCATGGGGCTGCTGAAGCCCGAACGCGCCGGCATCATCGCGGTCCTCGCCATGGTGACGGTCGCCGTCGTCCTGAACGTCATTGCCCCGCGGATCCTGGGCCAGGCGATGGACGTGATCTTCGCCGGAGTGGTCGGCAAGCAGCTCCCTGCCGGCGTCTCGAAGGATCAGTTCGTCGAAGGGCTCCGCTCCCAGGGCCAGGACAACTTCGCCGACATGCTGGCCAAGATGGACGTGGTGCCCGGCGCGGGCATCGACTTCCAGAAGCTCGCGTTCCTCATCAGCGTGGTGCTGCTGATGTACTTCGTCGCCAACATCTTCCTCTGGCTGCAGGGCTATGTCCTGAATGTGCTGGTCATGCGCGTGGTCCGCAAGCTGCGCGATGACACCGAGACGAAGCTCAACAGGCTCCCGCTGAACTACTTCGACACCCGCCAGCGCGGCGATGTCCTCTCGCGCGTGACGAACGACGTCGACAACATCCAGCAGGCGCTCCAGCAGGCCTTCGCGCAGCTCGTGAACTCGGCCCTGACGGTTCTCGGGATCGTGATCATGATGTTCATCGTGTCTTGGCAGCTGGCCCTGATCGCGCTCATCGCGCTGCCGCTGTCCGGGGTGGCCGCCGGCATCATCGGCGCCCGCAGCCAGAAGCTCTTCGCCGCCCAGTGGAAGAACACCGGCGAACTCAACGGCCAGATCGAGGAATCCTTCTCCGGCCACGACCTCGTCCGCGTGTTCGGCCGCGACGCGGACATGCTGGCCCGCTTCGACGAGCGCAACGAGGAACTCTACAAGGCCAGCTTCGGCGCCCAGTTCGTGTCCGGGATGATCATGCCGGTCATGCAGTTCGTCTCCTACCTCAGCTACGTCGGGATCGCCGTCGTCGGCGGTCTGCGGGTGGCCTCGGGCGCCATGAGCCTGGGCGACGCCACCGCGTTCATCCAGTACTCGCGCGAATTCACCCAGCCGCTGGGGCAGATGGCCGGCATGGCCAACATGCTGCAGTCCGGCGTCGCCTCCGCCGAAAGGGTCTTTGAATTCCTCGACGCCGACGAGCAGGACGCCGAAACCGCCACGGAGCACCTGCCCGCCAAGACGGACGGCCACGTCGAATTCCGGCACGTCACGTTCAGCTACTCACCGGACAAGCCGCTCATCGAGGACCTGTCCTTCACCGCCGAGCCCGGCCACACCGTGGCGATCGTGGGGCCGACCGGCGCGGGCAAGACCACCCTGGTCAACCTCGTCATGCGCTTCTACGAGCTCAACGCCGGCAGCATCACCCTGGACGGGGTGGACATCACCCGGCTCAGCCGCTCGGAGCTGCGCTCCAAGGTGGGCATGGTGCTGCAGGACGCGTGGCTGTTCGGGGGCACCATCTACGAGAACATCCGCTACGGCAAGCTGGACGCCACCGAGGACCAGATCATGGCAGCGGCCAAGGCCACGTTCGTGGACCGCTTCGTCCGGGCACTTCCCGACGGGTACAACACGGTCATCGACGAAGAGGGCAACAACGTCAGCGCCGGCGAAAAGCAGCTGATCACCATCGCCCGGGCCTTCGTGGCCGACCCGTCACTGCTCATCCTCGACGAGGCCACGAGTTCCGTGGACACCCGCACCGAGGCCCTGGTCCAGAAAGCCATGGCCGCGCTCCGCACCGAACGCACCAGCTTCGTGATCGCCCACCGCCTCTCCACCATCCGGGACGCGGACACCATCCTGGTCATGGAGGCCGGCCGGATCGTCGAACAGGGCCGGCACGCCCAGCTCCTGGCCCTGCAGGGCGCCTACTACCGGCTGTACATGTCCCAGTTCGCCGGCGAGGACGCGGACGCGTCCGTGGAGGACCCGGCGGAAGACGCGACGGCGGTGCACAGCTGA
- a CDS encoding thioesterase family protein, with the protein MRWGDMDAYGHINNVQIVRILEEARIAAFGPPRGAGLPGIEPPVSLFNAVPEGTLALVVEHKIRYVRTLEYRNVPAVVQLWVGAVKGASFDIHYRVQDPLTREDCVRATSHLAFVDEATGRVLRLTPEQKERLGPYTGPRPE; encoded by the coding sequence ATGCGCTGGGGCGACATGGACGCGTACGGGCACATCAACAACGTCCAGATCGTCCGGATCCTGGAGGAAGCCCGGATCGCGGCGTTCGGCCCGCCCCGCGGGGCCGGGCTGCCGGGGATAGAACCGCCGGTCTCGCTGTTCAACGCCGTCCCGGAGGGGACGCTGGCGCTCGTGGTGGAGCACAAGATCAGGTATGTCCGGACGCTTGAGTACCGCAACGTGCCGGCCGTGGTCCAGCTCTGGGTCGGGGCCGTGAAAGGCGCCAGCTTCGACATCCACTACCGGGTGCAGGATCCCCTCACGCGGGAGGACTGTGTCCGGGCCACGAGCCACCTGGCCTTCGTGGACGAGGCCACCGGACGGGTGCTGCGGCTGACGCCGGAACAAAAGGAACGGCTGGGCCCCTACACCGGGCCCCGCCCGGAGTAG